In one window of Hyla sarda isolate aHylSar1 chromosome 1, aHylSar1.hap1, whole genome shotgun sequence DNA:
- the LOC130277202 gene encoding olfactory receptor 4S2-like isoform X2: MASIYNITEFVFVIFAFNPNIQYFVFFIFLLIYILLLSGNILIMLTIKADYRLHNPMYFFLGKLSFIDLCYSSVTVPKMLIDFLSDRKTISFNGCITQLYFFHFFACAECFIFTAMAYDRYVAICKPMQYSTIMSKKLCLWMVAATWAIGFVHSNIQTMLTMGLSFCGPNEINSFFCDIPPLIRLACTDTTMIDAMIVANSGIVSLGCFLSVLISYIGITRAIFKIRTVEGRHKAFSTCASHLTVVTIFFGPCVFIYMRPSKTYQADEVVTVFYTVIAPMLNPVIYTLRNKEMKTAMKKLWGRNTK; encoded by the exons atggcctcaatatacaata TCACTGAATTTGTTTTTGTGATTTTTGCCTTTAATCCAAACATTCAGTACTTtgtctttttcatttttctgctgATTTACATCTTGCTTCTTAGCGGGAATATTTTGATCATGTTGACCATCAAAGCAGATTATCGCCTTCACAATCCGATGTACTTCTTCCTCGGTAAACTCTCCTTTATCGATCTCTGCTATTCTAGTGTAACTGTGCCCAAGATGCTGATTGATTTCCTTTCAGATAGAAAGACTATTTCATTCAATGGCTGCATCACTCAACTTTACTTTTTCCACTTCTTTGCTTGTGcagaatgttttatttttacagctaTGGCGTATGATCGCTATGTTGCTATATGCAAACCCATGCAATATTCCACCATAATGAGTAAAAAGCTTTGTCTATGGATGGTAGCAGCAACCTGGGCTATTGGTTTTGTACATTCCAACATCCAGACAATGCTTACAATGGGACTATCATTCTGTGGCCCTAATGAaattaacagttttttttgtgacatcccCCCATTGATCAGACTTGCATGCACAGATACAACCATGATTGATGCTATGATAGTGGCCAACAGTGGGATTGTGTCCCTAGGGTGCTTTCTGTCTGTCTTGATATCATATATTGGCATTACTAGGGCTATATTTAAAATACGCACAGTTGAAGGACGACACAAAGCTTTTTCAACCTGTGCTTCCCATCTCACAGTGGTAACCATTTTCTTTGGACCTTGTGTCTTTATCTACATGAGACCATCCAAAACCTATCAAGCGGATGAAGTGGTCACTGTGTTCTACACAGTTATAGCACCTATGCTGAACCCAGTCATCTACACCTTGAGGAACAAGGAGATGAAAACAGCAATGAAAAAATTGTGGGGGAGAAATACCAAATAA
- the LOC130277202 gene encoding olfactory receptor 1509-like isoform X1 produces MEICNVTEVTEFVFVIFAFNPNIQYFVFFIFLLIYILLLSGNILIMLTIKADYRLHNPMYFFLGKLSFIDLCYSSVTVPKMLIDFLSDRKTISFNGCITQLYFFHFFACAECFIFTAMAYDRYVAICKPMQYSTIMSKKLCLWMVAATWAIGFVHSNIQTMLTMGLSFCGPNEINSFFCDIPPLIRLACTDTTMIDAMIVANSGIVSLGCFLSVLISYIGITRAIFKIRTVEGRHKAFSTCASHLTVVTIFFGPCVFIYMRPSKTYQADEVVTVFYTVIAPMLNPVIYTLRNKEMKTAMKKLWGRNTK; encoded by the coding sequence ATGGAGATCTGTAATGTAACAGAAGTCACTGAATTTGTTTTTGTGATTTTTGCCTTTAATCCAAACATTCAGTACTTtgtctttttcatttttctgctgATTTACATCTTGCTTCTTAGCGGGAATATTTTGATCATGTTGACCATCAAAGCAGATTATCGCCTTCACAATCCGATGTACTTCTTCCTCGGTAAACTCTCCTTTATCGATCTCTGCTATTCTAGTGTAACTGTGCCCAAGATGCTGATTGATTTCCTTTCAGATAGAAAGACTATTTCATTCAATGGCTGCATCACTCAACTTTACTTTTTCCACTTCTTTGCTTGTGcagaatgttttatttttacagctaTGGCGTATGATCGCTATGTTGCTATATGCAAACCCATGCAATATTCCACCATAATGAGTAAAAAGCTTTGTCTATGGATGGTAGCAGCAACCTGGGCTATTGGTTTTGTACATTCCAACATCCAGACAATGCTTACAATGGGACTATCATTCTGTGGCCCTAATGAaattaacagttttttttgtgacatcccCCCATTGATCAGACTTGCATGCACAGATACAACCATGATTGATGCTATGATAGTGGCCAACAGTGGGATTGTGTCCCTAGGGTGCTTTCTGTCTGTCTTGATATCATATATTGGCATTACTAGGGCTATATTTAAAATACGCACAGTTGAAGGACGACACAAAGCTTTTTCAACCTGTGCTTCCCATCTCACAGTGGTAACCATTTTCTTTGGACCTTGTGTCTTTATCTACATGAGACCATCCAAAACCTATCAAGCGGATGAAGTGGTCACTGTGTTCTACACAGTTATAGCACCTATGCTGAACCCAGTCATCTACACCTTGAGGAACAAGGAGATGAAAACAGCAATGAAAAAATTGTGGGGGAGAAATACCAAATAA